A window of the Brassica napus cultivar Da-Ae chromosome A2, Da-Ae, whole genome shotgun sequence genome harbors these coding sequences:
- the LOC106384430 gene encoding pentatricopeptide repeat-containing protein At5g13770, chloroplastic, which translates to MVILSRSWVATVNHHHHANPHSFTTSPTKPVFFLTQKPHVCSSRCSLVLEEDEKKSPGRKQDNKWPFFEPAPDVLNRVLSKYLQDPKTHKVSSEFYEKAKENSELRTTKHLINHLVSSKNWDLLVSLCEDLREHKALPDLHTSSQLIRSCIRQGKFRITHYLLNVFRTDKTLAVSSSDAAMKGFNKLQMYSSTIQVFDRMKQQEVEPSPGCYCRIMEAHERIGDSQKVVELFQEFKSKRLSFLAKESGSIYTVLCSSLAKSGRALEALEFLEEMKDKGIPQSSALYSTLIRALAEAREVMVVEKLFKEAGEKKMLKDPEMCLKVVLMYVREGNMERTLEVVAAMRKGELKVTDCILCAIVNGFCKQRGFAEAVKAYEWLTKQECEAGQVTYAITINAYCRLEEHDKAEKLFEEMVNKGFDKCVVAYSNIIDMYGKTRRLSDAVKLMAKMKQRGCRPNIWIYNSLIDMHGRAMDLRRVEKIWKEMKRMKVLPDKVSYTSMISAYNRAKEFEACVELYHEFRMNRGKIDRAMAGIMVGVFSKTSRIDELMRLLQDMRVERTRLDTRLYSSALNALRDAGLNSQIRWLQESFDIAQTSASSSRYSNVKNKRTLQGS; encoded by the coding sequence atGGTCATCTTGAGCAGGTCGTGGGTAGCCACCgtgaaccaccaccaccatgcAAACCCCCACAGCTTCACCACCTCTCCGACCAAACCTGTTTTCTTCCTTACCCAAAAGCCTCACGTCTGCTCGTCTCGATGCTCTCTAGTTCTCGAGGAAGATGAAAAGAAGTCACCCGGTCGGAAACAAGACAACAAGTGGCCATTTTTCGAACCTGCCCCGGACGTCCTTAACCGGGTCTTATCCAAGTACCTCCAAGACCCGAAAACCCACAAAGTTTCTTCAGAGTTCTACGAGAAAGCTAAAGAGAACTCAGAGCTGAGGACCACCAAGCATCTCATCAACCACTTGGTGAGTTCCAAGAACTGGGACTTGCTCGTCTCTCTTTGTGAGGATCTCAGGGAACACAAAGCCTTGCCTGATCTTCATACCTCTTCCCAGCTTATCAGAAGCTGCATCAGACAAGGGAAATTCAGGATTACGCATTACTTGCTTAACGTGTTTAGAACAGACAAAACACTGGCGGTTTCTTCATCTGATGCAGCGATGAAAGGGTTTAACAAGTTACAGATGTATAGCAGCACGATCCAAGTGTTTGATAGGATGAAACAGCAAGAGGTTGAGCCGAGCCCTGGCTGTTACTGCAGGATCATGGAGGCTCATGAGAGGATTGGTGATAGTCAAAAGGTTGTTGAGTTGTTTCAAGAGTTTAAGAGTAAGAGGTTGAGCTTCTTGGCTAAAGAATCAGGCTCTATCTACACGGTCTTGTGCTCGTCCCTTGCGAAATCAGGACGAGCACTCGAAGCTCTGGAGTTCTTGGAGGAGATGAAAGATAAAGGCATTCCTCAGAGTAGTGCATTGTACTCTACTTTAATCCGCGCCTTAGCAGAAGCACGCGAGGTTATGGTGGTGGAGAAGCTGTTCAAAGAGGCAGGTGAGAAGAAGATGTTGAAGGATCCGGAGATGTGTCTGAAGGTTGTGTTGATGTACGTCAGAGAAGGGAACATGGAGAGGACTCTAGAGGTCGTGGCCGCGATGAGGAAGGGAGAGTTAAAGGTAACCGACTGCATTCTCTGCGCGATTGTGAATGGATTCTGCAAGCAGAGAGGCTTCGCGGAAGCGGTCAAGGCTTACGAGTGGCTTACAAAGCAAGAATGCGAGGCGGGGCAAGTGACTTACGCGATAACAATCAATGCATACTGCCGGCTAGAGGAGCACGACAAGGCCGAGAAGCTGTTCGAAGAGATGGTTAACAAGGGATTCGACAAATGTGTTGTCGCGTACTCGAACATAATCGATATGTACGGGAAGACTAGGAGGCTAAGCGACGCGGTGAAGCTCATGGCTAAGATGAAACAAAGAGGATGCAGACCCAACATTTGGATTTACAACTCATTGATCGATATGCACGGGAGAGCTATGGACTTGAGGCGGGTGGAGAAGATATGGAAAGAGATGAAGAGGATGAAGGTGTTGCCGGACAAGGTGAGCTACACGAGCATGATCAGCGCTTACAACAGAGCGAAAGAGTTCGAGGCGTGTGTGGAGCTTTACCATGAGTTTAGGATGAACAGAGGAAAGATCGATAGGGCCATGGCGGGGATCATGGTTGGCGTGTTCTCAAAAACCAGCAGGATCGATGAGCTGATGAGGCTGCTGCAGGACATGAGAGTCGAAAGAACGAGGCTCGACACCAGGCTGTATTCCTCGGCTTTGAATGCTCTCCGCGATGCTGGTCTTAACTCACAGATCAGATGGTTGCAGGAAAGCTTTGACATAGCACAAACTAGTGCTTCAAGTTCAAGATATTCGAATGTaaagaacaaaagaactttGCAGGGTTCTTGA
- the LOC106384439 gene encoding N-terminal acetyltransferase A complex catalytic subunit NAA10, producing MVCIRRATVDDLLAMQACNLMCLPENYQMKYYLYHILSWPQLLYVAEDYNGRIVGYVLAKMEEESNECHGHITSLAVLRTHRKLGLATKLMTAAQAAMEQVYGAEYVSLHVRRSNRAAFNLYTETLGYQINDVEAKYYADGEDAYDMRKNLKGKQIHHHASHGHHHHHGGGCCSGDAKVVETTQAEDAKATSSK from the exons ATGGTGTGCATCAGGCGAGCGACGGTGGACGATCTGCTCGCGATGCAAGCCTGCAACCTCATGTGCCTTCCCGAGAACTACCAGATGAAGTACTACCTCTACCACATCCTCTCTTGGCCTCAGCTTCTCTACGTCGCCGAGGACTACAACGGCCGCATCGTCGGCTACGTCCTCGCCAAGATGGAAGAGGAGAGCAACGAGTGCCACGGCCACATCACTTCCCTCGCCGTTCTCCGCACCCATCGCAAGCTCGGTCTCGCTACTAAGCTCATGACCGCCGCTCAAGCCGCCATGGAACAG GTTTATGGGGCAGAGTATGTTTCATTGCATGTGAGGAGAAGTAACCGAGCAGCGTTCAATCTCTACACTGAGACATTAGGCTACCAGATTAACGATGTTGAAGCTAAGTATTACGCTGATGGAGAGGATGCATACGACATGCGAAAGAATCTCAAGGGTAAGCAGATTCATCACCACGCCAGCCACGgccatcatcatcaccatgGAGGTGGGTGCTGTTCAGGCGATGCTAAAGTTGTTGAAACAACTCAAGCTGAAGATGCTAAAGCAACAAGTTCCAAGTGA
- the LOC106371832 gene encoding pheophytinase, chloroplastic, which produces MEIISQNFLPHCSVVTWGSKPDKNRLVPNRSNILVSSCGLRKSRLVVRNGTSDGYVVGENDDLGSISTRRGDSKSKVLIPGLPEEAAAQITPSQCEWKPNLTVHYEKSGCGNVEAPAVLFLPGFGVGSFHYEKQLTDLGRDYRVWAVDFVGQGLSLPTQDPTTTNTTISKETSGLQNSEPFWGFGDEAEPWADQLVYSLDLWRDQVQYIVQEVIGEPVYIAGNSLGGYVALYFAATHPHLVKGVTLLNATPFWGFFPNPVKSPKLARLFPWSGTFPLPPRVKKLTELVWQKISDPESIAEILKQVYKDHSTDVDKVFSRIVEITQHPAAAASFASIMFAPGGLLSFSEALSRCKKNSVPICLMYGKEDPWVGPIWGKKIKKEIPNAPYYEISPAGHCPHDEVPEVVNYLMRGWIKHLESGGFEALPLMEDGEEAWEKSSIGREIEFPRGDGWKKSVKLWLYGSKYTFWRGVGEAFRASLVRAFRGKSA; this is translated from the exons ATGGAGATAATCTCACAGAACTTCCTGCCTCACTGCTCTGTGGTCACTTGGGGTAGTAAACCAGACAAGAACAGATTGGTCCCAAACCGATCAAACATCTTAGTATCTAGTTGTGGTCTCAGAAAGTCCAGACTTGTGGTTCGAAATGGAACTTCAGATGGTTATGTGGTTGGTGAGAATGATGACTTGGGTAGTATATCCACTAGAAGAGGAGACTCAAAGTCGAAGGTTTTGATTCCTGGTTTGCCTGAGGAAGCTGCTGCTCAAATCACTCCTTCTCAATGCGAGTGGAAGCCTAATCTCACGGTACATTATGAGAAATCCGGCTGTGGGAATGTTGAAGCTCCTGCGGTGTTGTTTCTTCCTGGCTTTGGTGTTGGTTCGTTTCACTACGAGAAGCAGCTTACTGATTTGGGAAGGGATTATCGAGTATGGGCGGTTGATTTTGTTGGTCAGGGTTTATCTCTTCCCACTCAAGATCCTACTACCACCAATACTACCATATCTAAAGAAACAAGTGGCTTGCAAAACAGTGAGCcattttggggttttggtgaTGAAGCTGAACCATGGGCTGATCAACTTGTTTACTCGTTGGATCTCTGGAGGGATCAAGTTCAGTATATTGTACAAGAG GTTATTGGTGAGCCAGTGTACATTGCAGGGAACTCACTTGGAGGGTACGTAGCTCTCTACTTTGCAGCAACCCATCCTCATCTCGTCAAAGGTGTTACATTACTTAACGCAACACCTTTCTGGGGTTTCTTCCCTAATCCAGTAAAATCCCCAAAGCTAGCACGTCTCTTTCCATGGTCCGGAACATTCCCTCTACCGCCAAGAGTGAAAAAGCTCACTGAATTAGT GTGGCAAAAGATAAGTGATCCTGAAAGCATAGCGGAGATACTCAAACAGGTCTACAAAGACCATTCTACTGATGTGGATAAAGTATTCTCACGTATAGTGGAGATCACGCAGCATCCTGCTGCTGCTGCGTCGTTTGCTTCAATCATGTTTGCTCCTGGTGGACTGCTATCTTTCTCCGAGGCGTTATCTAG GTGTAAGAAAAACAGTGTTCCTATATGTCTCATGTATGGAAAAGAAGATCCATGGGTGGGACCTATATGGGGAAAGAAGATAAAGAAGGAGATCCCCAACGCTCCTTACTACGAGATCAGCCCAGCGGGTCACTGTCCACACGATGAAGTCCCTGAG GTGGTGAACTATCTGATGCGCGGGTGGATCAAGCACCTTGAGTCTGGTGGTTTTGAAGCGCTCCCGCTTATGGAAGATGGTGAAGAAGCTTGGGAGAAGTCCAGCATTGGTCGGGAAATAGAGTTTCCGAGAGGAGATGGTTGGAAGAAGTCAGTGAAACTGTGGTTGTACGGTTCAAAGTATACGTTCTGGCGTGGAGTTGGAGAAGCTTTTAGAGCCAGTTTAGTAAGGGCCTTTCGAGGGAAGTCTGCATAG